The following coding sequences lie in one Spinacia oleracea cultivar Varoflay chromosome 1, BTI_SOV_V1, whole genome shotgun sequence genomic window:
- the LOC110774978 gene encoding uncharacterized protein encodes MRGQKDYASRLGQVMLSGKAPMDHFPKVEICESDRGKIATPHDDPLVIELKVANLKVRRILVDTGSSSDIISKTCLNRLEHDPKTIEKIHYPIIGFGGGIIHPQGIITLPLRVGGRHQSKNLNVRFLIVKDLTAYNIILGRLTLNQAKAVVVTHLMLMKYVCDRGQVGTIHGDQQLARDCYLTKLSPEAWGKNDEARTSSKRKLDEIEEKVKKETFTIATAHMEARRPEPVGGHYEIILDETRPDRTAPVGVSPDDQLGAHLVTLLREFQDIFAFAVEEMPGIDPSIAVHKLNVDESLKPVRQKKRNHGEARNKAATEEVQKLLEAGFIRPSQYPDWVANVVLVPKPKKSWRMCVDYTDLNKACPKDSFPLPKIDRLVDSTTGHALMSFMDAYSGFHQIPLWPDDQEKMSFVTEQGLYCYKVMPFGLNNAPATFQRLVNTVFSGQLGRNIEAYIDDMIVKSKQREEHLADLRETFETLRKYQMRLNPKKCVFGVTTGKFLGFLIDERGIEANPDKVQAVIDMTSPKSVKEVQRLTGCLAALGRFLSRAGDKCHYFFGTIKKKSKFEWTESAETAFVRLKEHLHTLPRLVSPLQGETLYVYLAISEWSLSAVLLTEREGVQLPFYFVSHVLQNAELRYSPIEKFALALFMASKKLRPYFQAHKLVVYTDQPLKQPLTKLDAAGRILKWAIELNAFDISYEPRKAIKGQAFADFIAEMTRLTFEKNVATRWTVYVDGSSTQNGCGAGIICQSPEGDKYEYAMRFNFQTSNNEAEYEALLAGIKMCKAAGAQEILAFSDSQLIVSQVNGDYEARDPNMIKYMQAVHQEIEHLKSFEAKQIPRTENNQADALSKLASSASCDTPRHVFWEVKDKRSIEQGLCAPMVAILDRSSTWMDPIIAYKMDGTLPDDSCLATKIQKKSSWFEWWNGVLYKKSFSRPLLRCVTPEKGKEILDYLHQGLCSSHIGGRALAEKALRTGYYWPTLREDALAMVQKCDKCQRFAHLIHRPAHPLTPIMSPIPFAKWGMDLLGPYTAAPGEALKNIKTSDVRAFIWKNVMTRFGIPQAIVFDNGPQFETPKLKEWLADHGINRCFASVGRPQANGQVEAFNKIISEGIKKKLDEAKEMCEPTLRVMLYDENANWEMMKLALDFLPEVRGNAALRQQLK; translated from the exons ATGAGAGGTCAAAAGGACTATGCAAGCCGATTGGGGCAGGTCATGTTGTCTGGAAAAGCCCCTATGGACCACTTCCCTAAAGTGGAGATTTGTGAATCAGACAGGGGCAAGATCGCCACTCCACACGACGATCCCCTGGTTATTGAATTGAAGGTAGCAAACCTCAAAGTAAGGCGTATATTAGTAGATACGGGGAGTTCGTCTGACATTATCAGCAAAACTTGTCTAAATCGTCTTGAACATGACCCCAAGACCATTGAAAAGATACATTACCCGATCATTGGATTCGGAGGCGGCATAATTCATCCCCAAGGGATAATCACTTTGCCCCTACGAGTGGGAGGTCGGCATCAGAGCAAGAACCTAAACGTCCGATTTCTAATTGTGAAAGACCTCACAGCCTATAATATCATATTGGGGCGTCTAACTTTAAACCAGGCCAAAGCGGTGGTCGTCACTCATCTTATgcttatgaaatatgtttgcGATAGAGGCCAGGTCGGCACTATTCATGGTGATCAACAGCTAGCAAGAGACTGTTATCTCACTAAGCTAAGCCCCGAGGCTTGGGGAAAAAATGACGAAGCACGAACAAGCTCTAAAAGAAAGCTAGATGAGATAGAGGAGAAAGTCAAGAAAGAAACCTTCACCATTGCCACTGCGCACATGGAAGCCAGACGACCTGAGCCGGTTGGTGGACATTATGAAATCATCCTCGATGAAACACGTCCAGATAGGACGGCGCCAGTAGGGGTCTCTCCTGACGACCAGCTTGGGGCACATTTGGTCACTCTCCTGAGAGAATTCCAGgacatttttgcttttgctgtGGAAGAAATGCCGGGCATCGATCCAAGCATAGCCGTCCACAAACTCAATGTAGATGAGTCTTTAAAACCTGTCcgtcagaagaagagaaatcacGGGGAAGCAAGAAACAAAGCCGCAACTGAAGAAGTTCAGAAGTTGTTAGAGGCTGGGTTCATTCGGCCAAGTCAATATCCAGATTGGGTGGCAAATGTAGTGTTGGTaccaaaacccaaaaaatcctggagaatgtgtgtggactatacAGATTTAAACAAGGCTTGCCCAAAAGACAGCTTCCCTTTGCCCAAGATAGACCGGCTGGTAGATTCAACGACAGGTCATGCTTTGATGTCCTTCATGGATGCATACTCGGGCTTTCACCAAATTCCCTTGTGGCCAGATGATCAAGAGAAAatgtcatttgttactgagcaAGGCCTGTACTGTtacaaagtgatgccgtttggCTTAAATAATGCGCCGGCCACATTTCAACGTCTGGTCAACACTGTCTTCTCTGGTCAGTTAGGGCGCAATATCGAAgcttacattgatgatatgatagtaAAAAGCAAGCAACGTGAAGAACACTTGGCTGACCTAAGAGAAACTTTTGAAACGCTCCGAAAATACCAGATGAGGTTGAATCCAAAGAAGTGTGTTTTTGGGGTGACGACTGGAAAGTTCTTGGGATTCCTCATTGATGAAAGGGGAATCGAGGCCAATCCTGATAAAGTACAAGCAGTAATAGACATGACGTCGCCAAAATCAGTCAAGGAAGTCCAACGCCTGACGGGATGTCTAGCGGCCCTGGGGCGGTTCTTATCAAGGGCAGGTGACAAGTGTCATTACTTCTTCGGCACAATCAAGAAGAAGAGCAAATTCGAATGGACTGAGTCGGCAGAAACTGCCTTCGTCCGGCTAAAAGAGCACCTCCACACCCTACCTCGGCTTGTCAGTCCTCTTCAGGGGGAAACGTTGTATGTGTATTTGGCCATCTCTGAATGGTCCTTGAGTGCTGTGTTGCTAACTGAAAGGGAGGGAGTGCAACTCCCCTTCTATTTTGTGAGCCATGTCCTGCAAAACGCTGAATTAAGATATTCTCCAATTGAGAAGTTTGCACTTGCGCTGTTTATGGCCAGCAAGAAGCTGCGCCCTTACTTTCAGGCACACAAACTGGTGGTATACACAGATCAACCCTTGAAACAACCCCTTACTAAGCTAGACGCTGCTGGGCGAATTCTGAAATGGGCAATTGAGCTGAATGCATTTGATATCTCATATGAGCCTCGAAAAGCTATCAAGGGACAAGCATTTGCAGATTTCATTGCAGAAATGACAAGGCTAACTTTTGAAAAGAATGTGGCGACTCGCTGGACAGTCTATGTGGATGGCTCGTCAACCCAGAACGGGTGTGGAGCCGGCATAATATGTCAGTCTCCTGAAGGAGACAAGTATGAGTATGCCATGAGATTCAACTTCCAAACTTCCAACAAtgaggcagaatatgaagctttATTAGCCGGCATAAAAATGTGCAAAGCCGCTGGAGCTCAAGAGATACTTGCCTTCTCCGACTCTCAGCTCATTGTGAGCCAAGTAAATGGGGACTATGAGGCAAGGGACCCTAACATGATCAAATATATGCAAGCTGTGCATCAAGAAATAGAACATCTAAAGAGCTTCGAAGCTAAGCAGATTCCCAGAACGGAGAACAATCAGGCCGATGCCCTGTCGAAACTAGCTAGCTCGGCTTCCTGTGATACTCCGCGTCACGTGTTTTGGGAAGTAAAGGATAAGCGAAGTATTGAGCAGGGATTGTGCGCTCCTATGGTAGCTATCCTGGATCGGTCATCAACATGGATGGACCCTATCATTGCTTACAAAATGGACGGAACGCTTCCGGACGATTCATGTCTGGCCACCAAAATACAAAAGaagagttcttggtttgaatggtGGAATGGAGTTTTGTACAAAAAGTCATTTTCTAGACCTCTCCTGCGGTGCGTCACTCCtgagaaaggaaaggaaattcTAGATTATTTGCACCAAGGATTATGTAGCTCCCACATTGGAGGACGAGCCCTGGCAGAGAAAGCTTTGCGAACTGGTTATTATTGGCCCACTTTGAGAGAAGACGCCCTAGCCATGGTGCAAAAATGTGACAAGTGCCAACGGTTTGCTCATCTCATCCACAGGCCGGCCCACCCACTTACTCCTATTATGAGTCCCATTCCGTTTGCCAAGTGGGGGATGGACCTGTTAGGGCCATATACAGCGGCCCCTGGAG AGGCTCTCAAGAACATAAAGACAAGTGATGTGAGGGCATTTATCTGGAAAAAtgtcatgactcgctttggaaTACCTCAAgctatcgtctttgataatgggcctcagtttgagacgcctaagctgaaggaGTGGTTGGCAGATCACGGCATAAATAGGTGTTTTGCCTCTGTGGGACGACCTCAAGCCAATGGCCAAGTCGAAGCGTTTAACAAGATTATCTCCGAGGGGATAAAGAAGAAACTAGATGAGGCCAagg aaatgtgtgaacctacACTAAGAGTCATGCTATATGACGAGAATGCCaactgggaaatgatgaagttgGCCCTTGACTTTTTACCTGAAGTAAGAGGAAATGCAGCATTGAGACAAcaact gaaataa